A genome region from Bombus terrestris chromosome 10, iyBomTerr1.2, whole genome shotgun sequence includes the following:
- the LOC100650162 gene encoding 5'-nucleotidase domain-containing protein 3 isoform X2, with amino-acid sequence MLHTRTLAVAAASPLIVESVLPFWLVRASASHVVPKRSVGDRALSRGQISRNDMLDNYQKTREKYKSKKLPLDVNPKGVFACNELDLKEVQVYGFDYDYTLACYKPSMDYLLYSLGRDMLIQKYKYPVGIGNLEYKKDFAVRGLHYDIEKGLLLKLDSFLQIQFGAVYRGLHPVPADEVLRLYKNRIIPIAYVEAPHKHSHDALHRTKMIQLADLFSVPEMGLLCNVTEYFLRNHIDYHPEILFRDVKNSVQSCHPIMHGLVVQNVSEYLEENKDLKRFFDRLKKANKKMFLVTNSPFHFVDTGMRFLVGDNWKDYFDVVIVQARKPKFFTEESRPLRIYDEVNRTQLWDRVTKLEKGIIYLEGTVKQLQDMTGWRGHQVLYFGDHPYSDLADVTLEHGWRTGAIITELTHEIATLNNPKFKENANWLQMLTGLIEEHQDYEGTDVQAVLDEWIKERDKLRNEIKRVFNEQFGSVFRTYHNPTYFSRRLFRFADIYMSSITNLLEYSTSHTFYPRRGVMPHEYTSYFV; translated from the exons ATGCTGCACACGAGGACCCTCGCCGTCGCTGCAGCATCGCCTCTCATAGTCGAAAGTGTCTTACCGTTTTGGTTGGTTCGCGCGTCCGCCAGCCATGTCGTACCCAAGCGTTCCGTCGGCGATCGTGCCCTTAGCCGTGGCCAAATATCGCGCAACGACATGCTCGACAATTATCAAAAGACACGAGAAAAGTACAAGT CTAAAAAGCTTCCCCTTGACGTGAATCCAAAAGGGGTGTTTGCCTGCAACGAACTCGACCTGAAAGAGGTCCAAGTTTATGGATTCGATTATGATTACACGTTGGCTTGTTACAAGCCATCCATGGATTACCTGTTGTACAGTCTGGGTCGTGATATGCTCATTCAAAAGTATAAG TATCCCGTGGGAATCGGCAACCTCGAGTACAAGAAGGATTTCGCGGTTCGTGGCCTGCATTACGACATCGAAAAGGGTCTGCTGCTGAAACTCGACAGCTTCTTGCAAATTCAATTTGGCGCCGTTTACCGCGGTTTGCATCCAGTACCCGCCGACGAGGTCCTTAGGCTCTATAAAAACCGGATAATACCGATCGCTTATGTGGAAGCGCCTCATAAACATTCTCAT GATGCACTGCACCGAACGAAAATGATTCAGCTAGCTGATCTATTTTCGGTACCGGAAATGGGTCTTTTATGTAACGTTACGGAGTACTTCCTTAGAAATCATATCGATTATCACCCCGAAATACTTTTCAGAGATGTCAAG aattctGTACAAAGTTGTCATCCTATAATGCATGGTTTGGTAGTACAAAATGTATCCGAATATTTGGAAGAAAATAAGGATTTAAAAAGATTTTTCGATCGACTTAAGAAagctaataaaaaaatgtttttagtAACGAATAGCCCTTTTCATTTTGT cGATACTGGAATGAGATTTTTGGTTGGCGATAATTGGAAAGATTATTTCGATGTAGTGATAGTACAGGCAAGAAAACCGAAATTTTTTACCGAAGAATCTCGACCTCTTAGAATATACGACGAAGTTAACAGAACGCAGCTGTGGGACCGAGTCACCAAACTCGAAAAAGGAATTATATACCTCGAA GGCACGGTCAAACAATTACAAGATATGACCGGATGGCGGGGGCATCAAGTATTATATTTTGGAGATCATCCTTACAGCGATTTAGCGGATGTAACGTTGGAGCATGGTTGGCGAACTGGAGCTATAATTACGGAATTAACG CATGAGATTGCAACATTAAATAAtccaaaatttaaagaaaatgcaAATTGGCTACAAATGCTGACAGGATTGATCGAAGAACATCAAGATTACGAAGGAACGGATGTGCAAGCAGTACTCGACGAATGGATCAAGGAAAGAGATAAATTAAGGAACGAGATAAAACGAGTATTCAACGAACAATTCGGCTCTGTGTTTAGAACATATCATAATCCCACGTATTTCTCAAGAAGACTTTTCAGATTTGCTGACATTTATATGAGCTCGATTACGAATCTATTAGAATACTCGACAAGTCATACCTTCTATCCGAGAAGAGGCGTAATGCCACATGAATATACaagttatttcgtataa
- the LOC100650162 gene encoding 5'-nucleotidase domain-containing protein 3 isoform X3, with translation MDYLLYSLGRDMLIQKYKYPVGIGNLEYKKDFAVRGLHYDIEKGLLLKLDSFLQIQFGAVYRGLHPVPADEVLRLYKNRIIPIAYVEAPHKHSHKDALHRTKMIQLADLFSVPEMGLLCNVTEYFLRNHIDYHPEILFRDVKNSVQSCHPIMHGLVVQNVSEYLEENKDLKRFFDRLKKANKKMFLVTNSPFHFVDTGMRFLVGDNWKDYFDVVIVQARKPKFFTEESRPLRIYDEVNRTQLWDRVTKLEKGIIYLEGTVKQLQDMTGWRGHQVLYFGDHPYSDLADVTLEHGWRTGAIITELTHEIATLNNPKFKENANWLQMLTGLIEEHQDYEGTDVQAVLDEWIKERDKLRNEIKRVFNEQFGSVFRTYHNPTYFSRRLFRFADIYMSSITNLLEYSTSHTFYPRRGVMPHEYTSYFV, from the exons ATGGATTACCTGTTGTACAGTCTGGGTCGTGATATGCTCATTCAAAAGTATAAG TATCCCGTGGGAATCGGCAACCTCGAGTACAAGAAGGATTTCGCGGTTCGTGGCCTGCATTACGACATCGAAAAGGGTCTGCTGCTGAAACTCGACAGCTTCTTGCAAATTCAATTTGGCGCCGTTTACCGCGGTTTGCATCCAGTACCCGCCGACGAGGTCCTTAGGCTCTATAAAAACCGGATAATACCGATCGCTTATGTGGAAGCGCCTCATAAACATTCTCAT AAA GATGCACTGCACCGAACGAAAATGATTCAGCTAGCTGATCTATTTTCGGTACCGGAAATGGGTCTTTTATGTAACGTTACGGAGTACTTCCTTAGAAATCATATCGATTATCACCCCGAAATACTTTTCAGAGATGTCAAG aattctGTACAAAGTTGTCATCCTATAATGCATGGTTTGGTAGTACAAAATGTATCCGAATATTTGGAAGAAAATAAGGATTTAAAAAGATTTTTCGATCGACTTAAGAAagctaataaaaaaatgtttttagtAACGAATAGCCCTTTTCATTTTGT cGATACTGGAATGAGATTTTTGGTTGGCGATAATTGGAAAGATTATTTCGATGTAGTGATAGTACAGGCAAGAAAACCGAAATTTTTTACCGAAGAATCTCGACCTCTTAGAATATACGACGAAGTTAACAGAACGCAGCTGTGGGACCGAGTCACCAAACTCGAAAAAGGAATTATATACCTCGAA GGCACGGTCAAACAATTACAAGATATGACCGGATGGCGGGGGCATCAAGTATTATATTTTGGAGATCATCCTTACAGCGATTTAGCGGATGTAACGTTGGAGCATGGTTGGCGAACTGGAGCTATAATTACGGAATTAACG CATGAGATTGCAACATTAAATAAtccaaaatttaaagaaaatgcaAATTGGCTACAAATGCTGACAGGATTGATCGAAGAACATCAAGATTACGAAGGAACGGATGTGCAAGCAGTACTCGACGAATGGATCAAGGAAAGAGATAAATTAAGGAACGAGATAAAACGAGTATTCAACGAACAATTCGGCTCTGTGTTTAGAACATATCATAATCCCACGTATTTCTCAAGAAGACTTTTCAGATTTGCTGACATTTATATGAGCTCGATTACGAATCTATTAGAATACTCGACAAGTCATACCTTCTATCCGAGAAGAGGCGTAATGCCACATGAATATACaagttatttcgtataa
- the LOC100650162 gene encoding 5'-nucleotidase domain-containing protein 3 isoform X1 produces MLHTRTLAVAAASPLIVESVLPFWLVRASASHVVPKRSVGDRALSRGQISRNDMLDNYQKTREKYKSKKLPLDVNPKGVFACNELDLKEVQVYGFDYDYTLACYKPSMDYLLYSLGRDMLIQKYKYPVGIGNLEYKKDFAVRGLHYDIEKGLLLKLDSFLQIQFGAVYRGLHPVPADEVLRLYKNRIIPIAYVEAPHKHSHKDALHRTKMIQLADLFSVPEMGLLCNVTEYFLRNHIDYHPEILFRDVKNSVQSCHPIMHGLVVQNVSEYLEENKDLKRFFDRLKKANKKMFLVTNSPFHFVDTGMRFLVGDNWKDYFDVVIVQARKPKFFTEESRPLRIYDEVNRTQLWDRVTKLEKGIIYLEGTVKQLQDMTGWRGHQVLYFGDHPYSDLADVTLEHGWRTGAIITELTHEIATLNNPKFKENANWLQMLTGLIEEHQDYEGTDVQAVLDEWIKERDKLRNEIKRVFNEQFGSVFRTYHNPTYFSRRLFRFADIYMSSITNLLEYSTSHTFYPRRGVMPHEYTSYFV; encoded by the exons ATGCTGCACACGAGGACCCTCGCCGTCGCTGCAGCATCGCCTCTCATAGTCGAAAGTGTCTTACCGTTTTGGTTGGTTCGCGCGTCCGCCAGCCATGTCGTACCCAAGCGTTCCGTCGGCGATCGTGCCCTTAGCCGTGGCCAAATATCGCGCAACGACATGCTCGACAATTATCAAAAGACACGAGAAAAGTACAAGT CTAAAAAGCTTCCCCTTGACGTGAATCCAAAAGGGGTGTTTGCCTGCAACGAACTCGACCTGAAAGAGGTCCAAGTTTATGGATTCGATTATGATTACACGTTGGCTTGTTACAAGCCATCCATGGATTACCTGTTGTACAGTCTGGGTCGTGATATGCTCATTCAAAAGTATAAG TATCCCGTGGGAATCGGCAACCTCGAGTACAAGAAGGATTTCGCGGTTCGTGGCCTGCATTACGACATCGAAAAGGGTCTGCTGCTGAAACTCGACAGCTTCTTGCAAATTCAATTTGGCGCCGTTTACCGCGGTTTGCATCCAGTACCCGCCGACGAGGTCCTTAGGCTCTATAAAAACCGGATAATACCGATCGCTTATGTGGAAGCGCCTCATAAACATTCTCAT AAA GATGCACTGCACCGAACGAAAATGATTCAGCTAGCTGATCTATTTTCGGTACCGGAAATGGGTCTTTTATGTAACGTTACGGAGTACTTCCTTAGAAATCATATCGATTATCACCCCGAAATACTTTTCAGAGATGTCAAG aattctGTACAAAGTTGTCATCCTATAATGCATGGTTTGGTAGTACAAAATGTATCCGAATATTTGGAAGAAAATAAGGATTTAAAAAGATTTTTCGATCGACTTAAGAAagctaataaaaaaatgtttttagtAACGAATAGCCCTTTTCATTTTGT cGATACTGGAATGAGATTTTTGGTTGGCGATAATTGGAAAGATTATTTCGATGTAGTGATAGTACAGGCAAGAAAACCGAAATTTTTTACCGAAGAATCTCGACCTCTTAGAATATACGACGAAGTTAACAGAACGCAGCTGTGGGACCGAGTCACCAAACTCGAAAAAGGAATTATATACCTCGAA GGCACGGTCAAACAATTACAAGATATGACCGGATGGCGGGGGCATCAAGTATTATATTTTGGAGATCATCCTTACAGCGATTTAGCGGATGTAACGTTGGAGCATGGTTGGCGAACTGGAGCTATAATTACGGAATTAACG CATGAGATTGCAACATTAAATAAtccaaaatttaaagaaaatgcaAATTGGCTACAAATGCTGACAGGATTGATCGAAGAACATCAAGATTACGAAGGAACGGATGTGCAAGCAGTACTCGACGAATGGATCAAGGAAAGAGATAAATTAAGGAACGAGATAAAACGAGTATTCAACGAACAATTCGGCTCTGTGTTTAGAACATATCATAATCCCACGTATTTCTCAAGAAGACTTTTCAGATTTGCTGACATTTATATGAGCTCGATTACGAATCTATTAGAATACTCGACAAGTCATACCTTCTATCCGAGAAGAGGCGTAATGCCACATGAATATACaagttatttcgtataa